The Streptomyces sp. NBC_00335 DNA window CCTCTTCCTGCCGCAGGCCTCCCACGTGGACCCGGCGGTCGTGGAGGCCTACCGCGGGCACCTCGCCAGCGAGGCCTCCTGGTACGAGATCTCCCTCGCCGACGAGGACATCATCGGCACCAGCGACGACGGCTACGACGCCAAACTGGCCATTCTCATCGAAGACCCGGTACCCGTGGTCTCGTTCACCTTCGGCCTGCCCTCGCCCGCGGCCTTCACCTGCCTGCGCAAGGTCGGTACGTACACGATCGCCACCGTCACCTCCGTCGAGGAGGCCCGCGCCGCGCAGGCGGCCGGCGCCGACGCCGTCTGTGTCCAGGGCGTGGAGGCGGGCGGCCACCAGGGCACCCACCGCGACGACCCGCAGGGCGACGGCACGGCCGGAGTCGGCCTGCTCGCGCTCGTCGCGCAGGTGCGCGAGGCCGTGGCCCTGCCGATCATCGCGGCGGGCGGCCTGATGCGCGGCTCGCAGATCGCCGCACTGCTCGCCGCGGGTGCGGAGGCCGCGCAGCTCGGCACGGCCTTCCTGGCCTGCCCGGAGTCCGGCGCGCACGCCCTGCACAAGAAGGCCCTGACCGACCCGCTGTTCGTCCGCACGGAGCTGACCCGGGCCTTCTCGGGGCGGCCGGCCCGCGGACTGGTCAACCGGTTCATGCGCGAGCACGGCCCGTACGCCCCGGCCGCGTACCCGCAGGTCCACCACCTGACCGCGCCGCTGCGCAAGGCCGCCGCCGCGGCCGGGGACCCGCAGGGCATGGCCCTGTGGGCGGGCCAGGGCCACCGGCTGGCGCGGGCCCTGCCGGCCGGGGAACTGGTGGAGGTGCTCGCGGCGGAACTCGGCGCGGCACAGGACGTGTTGAAGGCAATGCAGATGAGGAGTGCGTCATGACCGCCCCGGTGTTCGTGGTCGAAAAGGTTCCCGCGGGGCCGGAGTTCGTCCTGGACGGCCCCGAGGGCCGCCACGCGGTCTCCGTGAAGCGGCTGGCCCCCGGCGAGGCCCTCGTGCTGACCGACGGCCGGGGCGGCTGGGCCGAGGCCGTGGTCACGGCCGCCGAGGGCAAGGACCGCCTCGTCGTCTCCGTGTCCGGGGTCCACGAGGAGGCGGAGCCGGCCGTCCGGATCACCGTCGTCCAGGCCCTGCCCAAGGGCGACCGCGGCGAGGTCGCCGTCGAGACCATGACGGAGACCGGCGTCGACGCGATCGTGCCCTGGCAGGCCTCGCGCTGCATCACCCAGTGGCGCGGCGACCGGGGTGCCAAATCCCTCGCGAAGTGGCGGGCCACCGCCCGCGAGTCCGGCAAGCAGTCCCGCCGGGTCCGCTTCCCCGAGGTCGAGGAGGCGCTGTCGACCAAGCAGGTCGCGACCCTGCTCGCCGGGGCCGACCTCGCCGTGGTCCTGCACGAGGACCGGGACGCCCCCTCGGGCGCGCTGGCCACCGCGGAACTGCCCGCCGCCGGCTCCATCGTCCTGGTCGTCGGCCCCGAGGGCGGGGTCTCCCCGGACGAACTCGCCGCCTTCGCCGCGGCCGGGGCGCACCCGTACCGGCTGGGGCCCTCGGTGCTGCGCACCTCCACGGCGGGCACGGCCGCCGCGGCGGTGCTGCTGGCGAGGACGGGCCGCTGGTCCTGACCGGTCCGGTCCGGTCCGGCCGGTGGCGGTGGATACCATGCCGGAACCGATCACCCGTCACGAAGGGTTCAGCACATGGCCGGGGAACCGCAGGCCGACTGCCTGTTCTGCAAGATCGTCGCGGGGAACCTCCCCGCGACGGTCATCCGGGAGACGGACACGACCGTCGCCTTCC harbors:
- a CDS encoding nitronate monooxygenase — translated: MSSAPNGLFAYPIVQAPMAGGASCPPLAAAVCEAGGLGFLAGGYKTADGMYQEIKRLRALTRRPFGVNLFLPQASHVDPAVVEAYRGHLASEASWYEISLADEDIIGTSDDGYDAKLAILIEDPVPVVSFTFGLPSPAAFTCLRKVGTYTIATVTSVEEARAAQAAGADAVCVQGVEAGGHQGTHRDDPQGDGTAGVGLLALVAQVREAVALPIIAAGGLMRGSQIAALLAAGAEAAQLGTAFLACPESGAHALHKKALTDPLFVRTELTRAFSGRPARGLVNRFMREHGPYAPAAYPQVHHLTAPLRKAAAAAGDPQGMALWAGQGHRLARALPAGELVEVLAAELGAAQDVLKAMQMRSAS
- a CDS encoding 16S rRNA (uracil(1498)-N(3))-methyltransferase, with protein sequence MTAPVFVVEKVPAGPEFVLDGPEGRHAVSVKRLAPGEALVLTDGRGGWAEAVVTAAEGKDRLVVSVSGVHEEAEPAVRITVVQALPKGDRGEVAVETMTETGVDAIVPWQASRCITQWRGDRGAKSLAKWRATARESGKQSRRVRFPEVEEALSTKQVATLLAGADLAVVLHEDRDAPSGALATAELPAAGSIVLVVGPEGGVSPDELAAFAAAGAHPYRLGPSVLRTSTAGTAAAAVLLARTGRWS